The proteins below come from a single Juglans regia cultivar Chandler chromosome 12, Walnut 2.0, whole genome shotgun sequence genomic window:
- the LOC118343950 gene encoding metalloendoproteinase 3-MMP-like, translating to MAAKRSPLFSLITLGLILLALIPLLSHATTPPHSSDQKTSPFGFLKHLQGCHKGEKLQGIHDLKRYLENFGYYHKTKINTDANDDDFDELLESAVKTYQQNYHLKATGTLDAETVSKMMMPRCGVADIINGTNSMQSGKKKHHHRKGSFHTVSHYSFMSPSAPKWPSSKYHLTYGFLPGTPTEAMSPVAQAFRTWAGNTHFTFSQAQALSNADITIGFGRRDHGDRFPFDGTGGTLAHAFAPTNGRFHYDADEPWSVGATPGAYDLETVALHEIGHLLGLGHSSVQGAIMEPSISQGVTKGLHADDIAGIKALYNV from the coding sequence ATGGCTGCTAAAAGATCTCCCCTCTTCTCCTTGATCACTCTCGGCCTGATCCTCCTTGCCCTCATTCCTCTCCTTTCTCATGCAACAACTCCACCTCACTCTTCTGACCAAAAAACATCACCCTTTGGATTTCTCAAGCATCTTCAGGGATGCCACAAGGGTGAGAAGCTCCAAGGTATCCATGACCTCAAAAGGTATCTTGAAAACTTTGGTTATTATcacaaaaccaaaatcaacaccGATGccaatgatgatgattttgatgaaCTCTTAGAATCTGCCGTCAAAACATACCAGCAAAATTATCATCTAAAGGCCACTGGGACTTTGGATGCTGAAACGGTATCAAAGATGATGATGCCTCGTTGTGGCGTAGCAGATATCATCAATGGTACAAACTCGATGCAATCGGGCAAGAAGAAGCATCACCATCGCAAGGGCTCATTCCATACCGTCTCCCATTATAGTTTCATGTCTCCAAGTGCTCCAAAGTGGCCATCCTCAAAGTATCATCTCACGTACGGGTTTCTCCCAGGAACCCCAACTGAAGCCATGAGTCCTGTAGCACAAGCATTCCGAACATGGGCAGGAAACACCCACTTCACCTTCTCACAGGCTCAAGCCCTGTCAAACGCAGATATCACTATTGGTTTTGGAAGAAGGGATCATGGAGATAGGTTTCCTTTCGATGGAACTGGTGGAACCCTTGCTCATGCATTTGCGCCAACAAATGGAAGATTCCATTATGATGCAGATGAGCCCTGGAGTGTGGGTGCTACTCCGGGTGCATATGACTTGGAGACAGTTGCTTTGCATGAAATTGGGCACCTTCTTGGACTCGGGCATAGCTCAGTTCAAGGAGCAATCATGGAACCCAGTATCTCTCAAGGAGTGACTAAAGGCTTGCATGCAGATGATATTGCAGGAATCAAAGCCTTATATAATGTTTGA
- the LOC108980741 gene encoding CRIB domain-containing protein RIC5-like, translating to MATKVKGLLKGLRYISQIFDEQKEPDMQIGYPTDVKHVAHIGWDGPSANNNTPSWMSEFESTPAVSSRSLDTFGEAKLTSEDTKRTGAGIQESLLRQIKSAGNASPANSPRRSLDAPKQSRRQRSTDAVSSDSPSQDSPGSTRHARRNRKLNIGNDSPSQDLPAVPKHSRRRKSKGSSGSGSSKSQRSKDHTSPPDIPFTDMGSGSVSGQES from the exons ATGGCGACCAAGGTGAAAGGTCTTTTGAAAGGCCTAAGATACATATCACAGATATTTG ATGAGCAGAAAGAACCAGACATGCAAATTGGCTATCCCACAGATGTAAAGCATGTTGCGCACATTGGATGGGACGGCCCGTCTGCGAATAATAATACGCCGAGCTGG ATGAGCGAATTTGAATCTACCCCAGCAGTCTCATCCAGGTCATTGGACACTTTTGGAGAAGCTAAATTGACATCTGAAG ATACGAAACGAACTGGCGCTGGAATTCAAGAATCCCTGCTCCGACAAATTAAATCAGCCGGAAATGCCTCGCCTGCCAACTCCCCCCGACGGAGCCTTGATGCACCAAAGCAATCCAGGCGGCAGCGCTCGACGGATGCTGTGTCGTCGGATTCCCCGAGCCAAGATTCACCGGGAAGTACCCGACACGCGAGACGTAACCGGAAGTTGAATATTGGGAATGACTCGCCATCACAGGACCTGCCTGCTGTCCCTAAACACTCTCGCCGGAGGAAGTCAAAGGGGTCATCCGGTAGCGGTTCATCAAAGTCGCAAAGGTCAAAAGACCATACTTCTCCACCCGACATCCCTTTCACGGATATGGGATCCGGGTCCGTATCTGGGCAAGAGTCATGA
- the LOC108981333 gene encoding glycolipid transfer protein 1-like, translating to MEGTAFTPALEGIQHVKLEEGEILTTPFLEVCKQILPVIDKFGAAMTLVKTDIGGNISRLESKYSSKPSEFNRLYDMVRTEVAAKTAKASSSCTNGLLWLTRAMDFLVALFRNLLEHKDWKMSQACTDAYGKTLKKWHGWLASSSFTVAMKLAPDRKKFMEVIGGSGDIYADIEKFCISFSPFLEENHKFLASVGLDDLKAS from the exons ATGGAGGGAACAGCGTTCACTCCTGCTTTGGAAGGAATACAGCATGTGAAGCTCGAGGAAGGGGAAATACTGACCACGCCTTTCTTGGAAGTCTGCAAGCAGATACTGCCAGTTATAG ATAAGTTTGGAGCTGCTATGACCCTTGTTAAAACTGATATCGGAGGAAACATATCG agATTGGAATCTAAATATTCTTCAAAACCATCCGAATTCAACCGCTTGTATGACATGGTGAGAACAGAGGTTGCAGCTAAAACAGCGAAAGCATCATCCAGTTGCACCAATGGTCTTCTTTGGTTGACAAG AGCAATGGATTTCTTGGTGGCATTGTTTCGCAACTTACTGGAGCATAAGGATTGGAAAATGTCACAGGCCTGTACAGATGCCTATGGCAAGACCCTGAAGAAATGGCATGGATGGCTTGCTAGTTCAAGTTTCAct GTTGCCATGAAGCTTGCTCCAGATAGAAAGAAGTTCATGGAGGTGATAGGGGGCAGTGGTGATATTTATGCTGACATAGAAAAATTTTGCATATCCTTTTCCCCTTTTCTTGAAGAGAATCACAAGTTTCTG GCTAGTGTTGGTTTGGATGATCTGAAGGCTTCATGA